A single region of the Streptomyces sp. NBC_00236 genome encodes:
- a CDS encoding oxygenase MpaB family protein — MKRFDRLKEIQRLDPERDFLEIYRITATYEFPWDITRALELALYRTYAVPSIGRLLAETAELTDRSQKRYDDTALLLDTVVEHGFDSEQGRTAIRRINRMHNSFDIGNDDMRYVLCTFVVTPKRWLDAYGWRRLCDHELRACAAYYRTLGAHMGIKDLPQTYEDFEHTLDTYEEAHFGWDEGARSVSDATLELMASWYPRPLAPLVRGASLALLDDSLLRAFRYRRPSAAARSLTRGALRLRARAVRLLPPRVKPHYARQNPEIKGYPDGYEVAALGTFPTPGIGGCPVPHVRRPDARAG; from the coding sequence GTGAAGCGTTTCGACCGGCTGAAGGAAATCCAACGCCTCGATCCGGAGCGGGACTTCCTGGAGATCTACCGGATCACGGCGACGTACGAGTTCCCCTGGGACATCACCCGCGCCCTCGAACTGGCGCTGTACCGCACGTATGCGGTCCCCAGCATCGGGCGGCTCCTCGCGGAGACAGCGGAACTGACGGACCGTTCGCAGAAGCGCTACGACGATACGGCGCTGCTCCTGGACACGGTTGTCGAGCACGGCTTCGACAGCGAACAGGGACGCACGGCCATCCGCCGGATCAACCGGATGCACAACAGCTTCGACATCGGCAACGACGACATGCGCTACGTGCTGTGCACCTTCGTCGTCACCCCGAAGCGGTGGCTCGACGCGTACGGCTGGCGCCGGCTGTGCGACCACGAACTGCGGGCATGTGCGGCCTACTACCGGACCCTGGGCGCCCATATGGGGATCAAGGACCTGCCGCAGACCTACGAGGACTTCGAGCACACCCTCGACACCTACGAGGAGGCTCACTTCGGCTGGGACGAAGGGGCGCGTTCGGTGTCGGACGCGACACTGGAGCTCATGGCCTCGTGGTATCCGCGCCCCCTGGCGCCGCTCGTGCGCGGCGCGAGCCTCGCCCTCCTGGACGACTCGCTGCTGCGGGCATTCCGCTACCGACGGCCGAGCGCCGCGGCCCGCTCACTCACCCGCGGTGCCCTGCGCCTGAGAGCCCGTGCGGTCCGTCTGCTGCCGCCCCGCGTCAAGCCGCACTACGCCCGGCAGAACCCGGAGATCAAGGGATACCCGGACGGGTACGAGGTCGCCGCGCTCGGCACCTTCCCCACACCGGGCATCGGCGGCTGCCCGGTCCCGCACGTTCGACGCCCGGACGCCCGGGCCGGCTGA
- a CDS encoding class I SAM-dependent methyltransferase, whose amino-acid sequence MADDHTHVQEFFTARAADWDTRFPDDGPAFATAIAELGLRPGDAVLDAGCGTGRAMSALRAAVGPEGTVLGADLTAAMLKSAVRAGRGGSGLLIRADAARLPLRARSLDAVFAAGLVSHLSRPGPGLAELARVVRPGGLLALFHPIGRAALAARHGRQLTDGDLRAAPNLGPLLTRSGWRLASYVDEESRFLALAERTG is encoded by the coding sequence ATGGCCGATGACCACACACACGTCCAGGAGTTCTTCACCGCTCGCGCCGCGGACTGGGACACGCGCTTCCCGGACGACGGCCCGGCCTTCGCCACCGCGATCGCCGAGCTGGGACTCCGCCCCGGCGATGCCGTTCTCGACGCGGGGTGCGGTACGGGGCGGGCGATGTCGGCCCTGCGGGCGGCGGTCGGGCCCGAGGGCACCGTGCTGGGCGCGGACCTCACCGCGGCGATGCTGAAGTCGGCTGTGCGTGCCGGACGCGGTGGCAGCGGGCTGCTGATCCGGGCCGATGCCGCGCGCCTGCCGTTGCGGGCCCGGTCCCTGGACGCGGTGTTCGCCGCCGGACTGGTCTCGCACCTGTCCCGGCCGGGGCCCGGCCTGGCCGAGTTGGCCCGGGTGGTCCGGCCGGGCGGACTGCTGGCGCTGTTCCACCCCATCGGGCGGGCGGCGCTGGCCGCGCGGCACGGCCGGCAGCTCACGGACGGCGATCTGCGGGCCGCACCGAACCTCGGCCCTCTGCTGACCCGTTCGGGCTGGCGACTGGCTTCGTACGTCGACGAGGAGAGCCGGTTCCTCGCCCTGGCCGAACGGACCGGATGA
- a CDS encoding MHYT domain-containing protein, giving the protein MGHLDHATFGWLTPLLSYAMACIGAALGLSCTVRALDTTGRSRRNWLITAASAIGSGIWTMHFVAMLGFGVYGTDIRYNVTLTFLSLLGAMVVVGGGVFAVGYSRDRTRALLLGGVATGLGVASMHYLGMAALRLHGSIHYDPLKVVLSVVIAVIAATAALWAALNIRSTRAVALASLVMGAAVSSMHYTGMLAVTVQVTPSGAALHGATAMQFIFPLAVGLGSYLFLTSAFVALSPTAPERAAYTHAEHAQAPSEAAATATAARGPDLRSRRAARSPDAPPVGIR; this is encoded by the coding sequence ATGGGACACCTGGACCACGCCACCTTCGGCTGGCTGACACCTCTGCTGTCGTACGCGATGGCCTGCATCGGCGCCGCACTCGGTCTGAGCTGCACCGTACGCGCGCTCGACACGACCGGGCGCTCGCGCCGCAACTGGCTGATCACAGCCGCGTCGGCCATCGGCTCGGGCATCTGGACCATGCACTTCGTCGCGATGCTCGGCTTCGGCGTGTACGGCACCGACATCCGCTACAACGTGACGCTGACCTTCCTCAGCCTGCTCGGCGCCATGGTGGTGGTCGGGGGCGGGGTCTTCGCCGTCGGCTACAGCCGCGACCGGACGCGGGCGCTGCTGCTCGGCGGGGTCGCCACCGGGCTCGGCGTCGCCAGCATGCACTACCTCGGCATGGCGGCACTCCGACTGCACGGCTCCATCCACTACGACCCGCTCAAGGTCGTCCTCTCCGTCGTCATCGCGGTCATCGCCGCGACGGCCGCGCTGTGGGCCGCGCTCAACATCAGGTCGACGCGCGCCGTGGCCCTCGCCTCCCTCGTCATGGGCGCGGCCGTCAGCAGCATGCACTACACCGGGATGCTGGCCGTGACCGTGCAGGTGACGCCTTCGGGAGCCGCGCTGCACGGGGCCACCGCGATGCAGTTCATCTTCCCCCTCGCCGTCGGACTGGGCTCCTACCTCTTCCTCACGTCGGCGTTCGTGGCCCTGTCCCCGACCGCGCCGGAACGAGCCGCGTACACCCACGCCGAGCACGCACAGGCCCCCTCCGAGGCGGCCGCCACGGCCACGGCCGCCCGCGGTCCGGACCTCAGGTCCCGGCGTGCCGCCCGCAGCCCCGACGCGCCACCCGTCGGCATCCGTTGA
- a CDS encoding sensor histidine kinase: MRPPRTTPDPGASAARPATPPTPPARGRRAHAGPPADESAERDSPPAEYGISAPRGRRALRPRTVRAKIISLLMLPVVSLLALWGFATVSTAQDVARLRQLQRVDEEVRAPVAAAVSALQSERRAAMLQSADPGTAHAAALKERAGRTDTALDALRLGDGHTVADTGNLPGGLAGRLDRFLGLAQDLRTDDGSRASADGGEDAVYDRYTSAVSAAFAVSGALTGIQDDSLGSDARVLLELARADEMLAREDALLATAARVGTLKDRPLRLFTGAVDTRRSLTESAGADLPATERTAWRKFTALPAYRSVRTAEDKVLTAPAGREAARAVPATDWQRAADEVRGELRSITSGAGDRAADRADPLAHGLLSPSGAAVIFGCVAVAASLVISVRIGRGLVVELVSLRNSALEIARRKLPLAMQRLRAGEELDIRAEAPPGLASQDEIGQVGEALGTVHRAALSAAVERAELADGISGVFVNLARRSQVLVHRQLNLLDSMERRADDPEELSDLFRLDHLTTRMRRHAESLIILSGAAPGRAWRMPVSLTNVVRAAVSEIEDYARVEVSRLPDAAVKGTAVADLTHLLAELVENAAQFSPPHTKVRITGEPVGNGYALEIEDRGLGMGAELLGEANRRIEQAEALDLFDSDRLGLFVVSRLAVRHRIKVQLRTSPYGGTTAVVLLPTALLQTALPPAEEQAAPQKASVERRDEHERTTFGPGPRAVRPQGTAFPAPVPVPALESRVAGPTAQVTSLRPRRPEAKDEAGPAPRTPAGDKDTTGPAPRTPAEGNDDGTLPRRVRQASLVPQLREEPRPEPPRTGGPDEERAAHRTPEQARDRMTAYRAGWVRGGGAAPASPAAPPGTTEPRPPSEGDRA, encoded by the coding sequence ATGCGCCCACCCCGCACGACCCCGGACCCCGGTGCCTCCGCCGCCCGGCCCGCCACCCCGCCCACGCCTCCTGCCCGAGGCCGCCGCGCGCACGCGGGACCGCCCGCCGACGAGAGCGCCGAGCGCGACAGTCCGCCGGCCGAGTACGGCATATCCGCCCCACGCGGACGCCGGGCGCTGCGTCCCAGGACCGTGCGCGCGAAGATCATCTCGCTGCTCATGCTGCCCGTCGTCTCGCTGCTGGCCCTTTGGGGCTTCGCCACCGTGTCGACCGCCCAGGACGTGGCACGGCTGCGCCAGTTGCAGCGTGTCGACGAAGAGGTCAGAGCGCCCGTCGCGGCGGCGGTCTCGGCCCTCCAGAGCGAACGCCGGGCGGCCATGCTCCAGTCCGCCGACCCCGGCACCGCACACGCCGCCGCCCTGAAGGAACGGGCCGGGCGCACCGACACCGCCCTCGACGCGCTGCGGCTCGGCGACGGTCACACCGTCGCCGACACCGGCAACCTCCCCGGGGGCCTGGCCGGCCGGCTCGACCGCTTCCTCGGCCTCGCCCAGGACCTGCGGACGGACGACGGAAGCCGTGCGAGCGCCGATGGCGGCGAAGACGCCGTGTACGACCGCTACACCTCGGCGGTCAGCGCAGCCTTCGCCGTGTCCGGAGCCCTCACCGGCATCCAGGACGACTCCCTCGGCTCCGACGCCCGCGTCCTGCTCGAACTCGCCCGCGCCGACGAGATGCTGGCCCGCGAGGACGCCCTGCTGGCCACCGCCGCACGCGTCGGCACCCTGAAGGACCGCCCGCTGCGGCTGTTCACCGGCGCGGTCGACACCCGGCGCAGCCTCACCGAGTCCGCCGGCGCCGACCTGCCCGCCACCGAACGCACCGCCTGGCGGAAGTTCACCGCGCTGCCCGCCTACCGCTCCGTCCGGACAGCAGAAGACAAGGTGCTCACGGCGCCGGCCGGCCGCGAGGCCGCGCGGGCCGTGCCCGCCACGGACTGGCAGCGCGCCGCCGACGAAGTCCGTGGTGAACTGCGCAGCATCACCTCAGGCGCCGGAGACCGCGCCGCCGACCGTGCCGACCCCCTCGCTCATGGACTGCTCAGCCCGTCCGGCGCCGCGGTGATCTTCGGCTGCGTCGCCGTCGCCGCCTCCCTGGTGATCTCCGTGCGCATCGGGCGCGGGCTCGTCGTGGAGCTGGTCAGCCTGCGCAACAGCGCCCTGGAGATCGCCCGGCGCAAACTGCCCCTGGCCATGCAACGGCTGCGCGCGGGCGAAGAGCTCGACATCCGGGCCGAGGCCCCGCCGGGACTCGCCTCCCAGGACGAGATCGGCCAGGTCGGCGAGGCTCTCGGTACGGTCCACCGGGCCGCCCTCAGCGCCGCCGTCGAGCGCGCCGAGCTCGCGGACGGGATCTCCGGCGTCTTCGTCAACCTCGCCCGGCGCAGCCAGGTACTGGTCCACCGCCAGCTCAACCTCCTGGACAGCATGGAGCGCCGGGCCGACGACCCCGAGGAGCTGAGCGACCTCTTCCGCCTCGACCACCTCACCACCCGGATGCGCCGGCACGCCGAGAGCCTGATCATCCTGTCCGGCGCCGCGCCCGGCCGGGCCTGGCGCATGCCGGTGTCCCTGACCAACGTCGTGCGCGCAGCCGTCTCCGAGATCGAGGACTACGCCCGGGTGGAGGTCAGCAGGCTGCCCGATGCCGCGGTGAAGGGCACGGCCGTCGCCGACCTCACCCACCTCCTCGCCGAACTGGTCGAGAACGCCGCACAGTTCTCACCCCCGCACACCAAGGTGCGCATCACCGGTGAACCCGTGGGCAACGGCTACGCACTGGAGATCGAGGACCGCGGCCTCGGCATGGGAGCCGAACTGCTGGGCGAGGCCAATCGCCGCATCGAGCAGGCGGAGGCCCTCGATCTGTTCGACAGCGACCGGCTCGGCCTGTTCGTCGTCAGCCGGCTCGCCGTACGGCACCGGATCAAGGTCCAGCTGCGCACCTCCCCGTACGGCGGCACCACGGCGGTCGTCCTGCTGCCGACGGCGCTGCTGCAGACCGCACTGCCGCCGGCCGAGGAGCAGGCGGCGCCGCAGAAGGCGTCCGTCGAACGCCGCGACGAACACGAACGCACGACCTTCGGGCCGGGTCCCCGCGCCGTCCGGCCTCAGGGCACCGCCTTCCCCGCACCCGTACCGGTCCCGGCGCTGGAGTCCCGCGTCGCCGGCCCCACCGCCCAGGTGACCTCGCTCCGTCCCCGTCGTCCGGAGGCCAAGGACGAGGCCGGGCCGGCACCGCGGACGCCTGCCGGAGACAAGGACACGACCGGGCCGGCGCCGCGGACGCCTGCCGAAGGCAACGACGACGGGACCCTGCCCCGCCGGGTGCGGCAGGCAAGCCTCGTACCCCAGCTCCGTGAGGAACCGCGGCCCGAACCGCCCCGGACCGGCGGACCGGACGAGGAGAGGGCCGCGCACCGCACCCCCGAACAGGCCAGGGACCGGATGACCGCCTACCGGGCCGGGTGGGTACGCGGCGGCGGCGCCGCCCCGGCATCCCCGGCGGCACCCCCCGGCACCACCGAACCCCGCCCGCCAAGCGAAGGAGACCGCGCATGA
- a CDS encoding roadblock/LC7 domain-containing protein: protein MIANERTGVPRRSGELDWLLDDLVTRVGEVRHAVVLSGDGLAVGASSALSREDAEHLAAVASGFHSLAKGAGRHFRAGSVRQTMVEMDEGFLFVAAAGEGSCLAVLSTAFADIGLVAYEMARLVKRVGEHLRTPARFAEHPSAAG, encoded by the coding sequence ATGATCGCGAACGAGAGGACCGGGGTGCCCCGCCGATCCGGTGAACTCGACTGGCTGCTGGACGATCTGGTGACCCGCGTGGGCGAGGTCCGGCACGCGGTCGTTCTCTCGGGGGACGGACTCGCGGTCGGGGCGTCGAGTGCGCTGAGCCGCGAGGACGCCGAGCACCTGGCCGCGGTCGCCTCCGGGTTCCACAGCCTCGCCAAGGGCGCCGGAAGGCACTTCCGGGCGGGCAGCGTGCGCCAGACGATGGTCGAGATGGATGAGGGTTTCCTCTTCGTCGCCGCTGCGGGCGAGGGGTCGTGCCTCGCCGTGCTCAGTACGGCGTTCGCCGACATCGGCCTGGTCGCCTACGAGATGGCCCGCCTCGTCAAACGGGTCGGTGAGCACCTGCGTACCCCGGCACGCTTCGCCGAGCATCCGTCGGCAGCCGGCTGA
- a CDS encoding DUF742 domain-containing protein, giving the protein MTDGGPQAPDPYELPGSQWYDADAGPLVRPYAMTGGRTEPGPGGARFDLIALVTLDDTVTGSSEDALLGPEHRTLLTLCQTETQSVAELSADADLPVGVVRVLLGDLLESGYVTVSRPVPPAQLPDERILREVINGLRAL; this is encoded by the coding sequence ATGACCGACGGAGGACCCCAGGCCCCCGACCCGTACGAACTGCCGGGCAGCCAGTGGTACGACGCCGACGCGGGACCCCTCGTCCGTCCGTACGCCATGACCGGCGGGCGGACCGAGCCGGGCCCGGGCGGCGCGCGCTTCGACCTGATCGCGCTCGTCACCCTGGACGACACCGTGACCGGGAGCTCCGAGGACGCGCTGCTCGGGCCGGAGCACCGGACGCTGCTGACCCTGTGCCAGACCGAGACGCAGTCGGTCGCCGAACTCTCCGCCGACGCCGACCTGCCCGTCGGCGTGGTGCGCGTGCTGCTCGGCGACCTGCTCGAATCGGGGTACGTCACGGTCAGCCGCCCGGTGCCGCCCGCGCAGCTGCCCGATGAACGGATCCTCCGCGAGGTGATCAACGGCCTGCGCGCACTCTGA
- a CDS encoding MarR family winged helix-turn-helix transcriptional regulator, giving the protein MRTADGGPDRGMSDGPTGLQSFAVLLRRMTSEFNRITHEFAQAQGLHPTDVQALIAVLDAEHGEDGSAMTPGRLREQLDLTSGAVTACLDRLERAGHIHRVRDGGDRRVVRLHYAPAAKLVARDFFSPLATATDAARRQFDEDGLHVVVRFLEAMNDELTHLRGSGSTS; this is encoded by the coding sequence ATGCGTACAGCAGACGGAGGCCCGGACAGAGGCATGAGCGACGGCCCCACGGGGCTCCAGTCGTTCGCTGTGCTGCTGCGCCGAATGACGAGCGAGTTCAATCGCATCACCCATGAGTTCGCCCAGGCCCAGGGGCTGCATCCGACGGATGTGCAGGCACTCATCGCCGTCCTCGACGCCGAGCACGGCGAGGACGGCTCGGCCATGACCCCCGGGAGGCTGCGTGAGCAGCTGGACCTCACCTCGGGTGCGGTGACGGCGTGTCTGGACCGGCTGGAACGCGCGGGTCACATTCACCGCGTCCGGGACGGCGGCGACCGGCGGGTGGTTCGTCTGCACTACGCGCCGGCGGCGAAACTGGTCGCCCGCGACTTCTTCAGCCCGCTGGCGACCGCCACCGATGCGGCCCGGCGCCAGTTCGACGAGGACGGACTCCACGTCGTCGTGCGCTTCCTGGAGGCCATGAACGACGAGCTCACGCACCTGAGGGGAAGCGGGAGCACGTCGTAG
- a CDS encoding MMPL family transporter, with amino-acid sequence MKPAPRHRIVRWLVPVALLVVWLGIGGTLGPYAGKLGEVATNDQAAFLPRSAESTKVSEAQKAFQKSGTVPAIVVWTGRTGRIPAGAQESATRSLASLAGRPGVVGTPSGAQPSKDGAALSGVVQLRSDLGDALPDTLDRVRAAAGSVPGTRAEIAGPAASQADLKDAFAGIDGLLLGVALAAVLVILLLVYRSVLLPFLIIFSAVLALGLACAVVYALADHGVVRVDGQVQGILSILVIGAATDYALLLTARFREELARHGDRTASALAALRRSFGAITASAATVALGLLALLLSDLTNNRALGPVGAIGIVCAVLSTLTFLPAVLVLCGRAAYWPARPRPAGQETGGHGIWRRVADRVDRSPRKVWVSTTLVLVACAAFAPTLKSQGVPLDEIFVNDAPSVSAQATLGKHFPGGSGNPAVIVAAAGRADEVTAAAAAGTPGVASAAPVTESGRPGDGPPLVVDGRVRIDATLDDAADSDAAKATVQRLRNAVHGVPGAEALVGGYTAQQYDTQQTADRDRGIIVPVVLVIILLILMGLLRSVLVPVLLVATVGLNFLATLGVSSLVFKHVLGFSGTDASVPLYGFVFLVALGVDYNIFLMSRVREEALEHGARQGVLRGLVSTGGVITSAGVVLAATFAALIVIPLAFLAQIAFIVAFGVLLDTLVVRSLLAPALVVDIGPKAWWPSMISRIPAGSGRGSEEG; translated from the coding sequence ATGAAGCCCGCACCGCGGCACCGCATCGTCCGATGGCTGGTGCCCGTAGCCCTGCTCGTCGTCTGGCTCGGCATCGGAGGCACGCTCGGTCCCTACGCCGGGAAGCTCGGAGAGGTCGCGACGAACGACCAGGCGGCCTTCCTGCCGCGCAGCGCCGAGTCGACCAAGGTGTCCGAGGCGCAGAAGGCGTTCCAGAAGTCCGGGACCGTACCGGCGATCGTCGTGTGGACCGGCCGGACGGGCAGGATCCCGGCCGGTGCGCAGGAGAGTGCGACTCGTTCACTCGCCTCCCTGGCCGGCCGGCCAGGTGTGGTCGGCACGCCGTCGGGCGCGCAGCCCTCCAAGGACGGTGCGGCGCTCTCCGGTGTCGTACAGCTGCGCTCGGACCTCGGTGACGCGCTGCCGGACACCCTGGACCGGGTACGCGCCGCGGCCGGATCCGTGCCCGGCACCCGGGCGGAGATCGCCGGGCCCGCAGCCAGCCAGGCGGACCTCAAGGACGCGTTCGCGGGGATCGACGGACTGCTCCTGGGCGTGGCACTGGCCGCCGTGCTGGTGATTCTCCTGCTCGTCTACCGCAGCGTCCTGCTGCCGTTCCTGATCATCTTCAGCGCCGTCCTCGCCCTGGGCCTCGCCTGCGCCGTCGTGTACGCCCTCGCGGACCACGGCGTCGTCCGTGTGGACGGCCAGGTCCAGGGCATCCTGTCCATCCTGGTGATCGGGGCGGCCACCGACTACGCCCTGCTCCTGACCGCACGCTTCCGGGAGGAACTCGCCCGGCACGGCGACCGGACGGCCTCGGCGCTCGCCGCGCTCCGACGGTCCTTCGGAGCGATCACCGCCAGCGCCGCCACCGTGGCGCTGGGTCTTCTCGCGCTGCTGCTCAGTGATCTGACGAACAACCGGGCCCTGGGGCCCGTGGGTGCCATCGGTATCGTCTGCGCGGTACTGAGCACACTGACGTTCCTTCCCGCGGTGCTGGTCCTGTGCGGCCGGGCCGCCTACTGGCCGGCAAGGCCGCGTCCCGCCGGCCAGGAGACGGGAGGGCACGGCATCTGGCGCCGGGTCGCCGACCGCGTCGACCGGTCCCCGCGCAAGGTGTGGGTCTCCACCACCCTGGTCCTCGTCGCCTGCGCGGCGTTCGCACCCACGCTCAAGTCGCAGGGCGTGCCGCTGGACGAGATCTTCGTGAACGACGCCCCGTCCGTGTCGGCACAGGCCACGCTGGGCAAGCACTTCCCCGGCGGCTCCGGCAACCCCGCGGTGATCGTCGCGGCGGCCGGCCGTGCCGACGAGGTGACCGCGGCGGCCGCTGCGGGAACCCCCGGCGTCGCCTCCGCGGCACCCGTCACCGAGTCCGGACGCCCGGGCGACGGGCCTCCCCTCGTGGTCGACGGCCGGGTACGCATCGACGCGACCCTGGACGATGCGGCGGACAGCGACGCGGCCAAGGCGACGGTCCAGCGTCTGCGGAACGCCGTGCACGGCGTCCCGGGCGCCGAGGCGCTCGTCGGCGGCTACACGGCGCAGCAGTACGACACCCAGCAGACGGCCGACCGTGACCGCGGCATCATCGTGCCGGTGGTGCTCGTGATCATTCTGCTGATCCTGATGGGGCTGCTGCGGTCGGTGCTGGTCCCCGTCCTGCTGGTGGCCACCGTGGGGCTCAACTTCCTCGCGACCCTCGGCGTTTCGTCGCTGGTCTTCAAGCACGTCCTGGGCTTCAGCGGCACCGACGCGTCCGTGCCGCTGTACGGATTCGTCTTCCTGGTGGCCCTCGGCGTCGACTACAACATCTTCCTGATGTCACGGGTCCGGGAGGAGGCCCTGGAGCACGGGGCCCGGCAGGGGGTGCTGCGAGGCCTGGTGAGCACGGGCGGGGTCATCACCTCCGCCGGAGTGGTACTGGCCGCCACCTTCGCGGCGCTCATCGTCATTCCGCTGGCGTTCCTCGCCCAGATCGCGTTCATCGTGGCCTTCGGAGTGCTGCTGGACACCCTGGTGGTGCGTTCGCTGCTGGCCCCGGCACTCGTCGTGGACATCGGCCCCAAGGCCTGGTGGCCGAGCATGATCAGCCGGATCCCGGCCGGATCGGGGCGGGGGAGCGAGGAGGGGTGA
- a CDS encoding TerD family protein, producing the protein MGVTLAKGGNVSLSKEAPGLTAVTVGLGWDVRTTTGADHDLDASALLCSDAGKVLSDQHFVFYNNLNSPDGSVQHTGDNLTGEGEGDDESINVDLAGVPANVAKIVFPVSIHDAQSRGQSFGQVRNAFIRVVNRANGVELARYDLSEDASTETAMVFGELYRHGAEWKFRAVGQGYASGLAGIATDYGVNV; encoded by the coding sequence ATGGGTGTGACCCTGGCCAAGGGCGGCAACGTCTCCTTGTCGAAGGAGGCGCCCGGCCTGACCGCGGTGACGGTGGGCCTGGGCTGGGACGTGCGGACGACGACGGGCGCCGATCACGACCTCGACGCCAGCGCGCTGCTGTGCTCGGACGCCGGCAAGGTCCTCTCCGACCAGCACTTCGTCTTCTACAACAACCTCAACAGCCCGGACGGTTCCGTCCAGCACACCGGTGACAACCTCACGGGTGAGGGCGAGGGCGACGACGAGTCCATCAACGTGGACCTGGCCGGTGTCCCGGCGAATGTCGCGAAGATAGTCTTTCCGGTCTCCATCCACGACGCGCAGAGCCGGGGGCAGAGTTTCGGCCAGGTGCGCAACGCGTTCATCCGGGTGGTGAACCGGGCCAACGGGGTGGAGCTCGCCCGCTACGACCTGAGCGAGGACGCCTCGACCGAGACGGCGATGGTGTTCGGCGAGCTGTACCGGCACGGTGCGGAGTGGAAGTTCCGTGCGGTGGGCCAGGGTTACGCATCCGGGCTGGCCGGCATCGCGACGGACTACGGCGTCAACGTCTGA
- a CDS encoding LCP family protein — translation MTGSHKGAVGRAGRLRRTALTGLSFLVLLVAGAGWGYLKLTGSIDTFSSDGISGDRPPDTSAGQNVLVIGSDTRAGDNSGLGGGTGDVGRSDTAFLLHVYADHKHAVAVSIPRDSLVDIPACKKPGGEWTAPQQHVMFNAAFSVGETAEGNPACTQNTVEHLTGLRVDHTVVVDFAGFSALTSAVGGVPVCLPQDIYQRDLNPKRPTRGERVFAKGPQEVSGQRALDYVRIRHGIGDGSDIGRIQRQQAFVGSLIKQVKSRGLNPTTLLPLANAATDAMTVDPGLGSADKLLRFALSMKNIDLRNTKFLTVPWRYEGARVAIVEAEADALWATLKADRTIDGQDAAGTSRDKGATPAPAPTSTGPVSGTGIDVAVYNGTTVTGLAARAAGLLRTHGFTVTGTATANSQDQERTVVTYGPGGKTGAETTARLFGGARIKESGEAGIQVIVGRDYADNPAPDPASPAPASPASDSLPSDVTDRSRSAADDPCSDLSYG, via the coding sequence ATGACAGGCAGTCACAAGGGGGCCGTGGGCCGGGCAGGCCGGCTACGGCGGACGGCGCTGACCGGGCTGTCCTTCCTCGTCCTGTTGGTCGCCGGGGCCGGCTGGGGCTATCTCAAACTGACCGGCAGCATCGACACGTTCAGTTCCGACGGCATCTCCGGCGACCGGCCGCCCGACACGTCGGCGGGACAGAACGTCCTCGTCATCGGATCGGACACGCGAGCGGGCGACAACAGCGGACTGGGCGGCGGCACGGGCGACGTCGGCCGCTCCGACACCGCGTTCCTGCTGCACGTCTACGCCGACCACAAGCATGCCGTCGCCGTCTCCATCCCCCGTGACTCACTGGTCGACATTCCGGCCTGCAAGAAGCCCGGCGGCGAGTGGACGGCCCCGCAGCAGCACGTCATGTTCAACGCGGCCTTCTCGGTGGGGGAGACCGCCGAGGGCAATCCGGCCTGCACCCAGAACACCGTCGAGCACCTCACCGGTCTGCGCGTCGACCACACCGTCGTCGTCGACTTCGCCGGCTTCTCCGCACTGACCTCGGCCGTAGGCGGAGTACCCGTCTGTCTTCCGCAGGACATCTACCAGCGAGACCTCAACCCCAAGCGCCCCACCCGAGGCGAGCGGGTCTTCGCCAAGGGCCCCCAGGAGGTCTCGGGACAGCGCGCGCTCGACTACGTACGGATCCGGCACGGCATCGGCGACGGCTCCGACATAGGCAGGATCCAGCGGCAGCAGGCGTTCGTCGGCTCCCTCATCAAACAGGTCAAGTCCCGTGGCCTGAACCCGACCACCCTGCTGCCCCTGGCCAACGCGGCGACCGACGCGATGACCGTGGACCCGGGCCTCGGCTCGGCCGACAAACTGCTGAGGTTCGCCCTGTCGATGAAGAACATCGACCTGCGCAACACCAAGTTCCTCACGGTTCCGTGGCGTTACGAGGGAGCCCGCGTCGCCATCGTGGAAGCGGAGGCCGACGCGCTGTGGGCGACGCTCAAGGCCGACCGTACGATCGACGGCCAGGACGCGGCGGGCACAAGCCGGGACAAGGGGGCAACGCCCGCACCGGCCCCCACCTCCACCGGGCCCGTCTCCGGCACGGGCATCGACGTGGCCGTCTACAACGGCACCACGGTGACCGGACTCGCGGCCCGGGCGGCCGGGCTCCTGCGTACGCACGGGTTCACCGTCACCGGCACCGCCACGGCGAACTCCCAGGACCAGGAGCGGACCGTCGTCACCTACGGGCCCGGCGGGAAGACCGGGGCCGAGACCACGGCGCGCCTCTTCGGCGGAGCCCGGATCAAGGAGTCCGGCGAGGCGGGAATCCAGGTGATCGTCGGGCGTGACTACGCCGACAACCCCGCGCCGGACCCCGCGTCACCGGCACCCGCGTCCCCGGCATCCGACTCCTTGCCGTCCGACGTCACGGACAGGTCCCGCTCCGCGGCGGACGACCCGTGCAGCGACCTCTCGTACGGCTGA